A window of the Pseudomonas gozinkensis genome harbors these coding sequences:
- a CDS encoding AAA family ATPase, translating to MTRLRVKHFGPIRDGVKNNGWIEFKRVTVFVGNQGSGKSTLAKLYSTFSWIEKALVRGDYDKKWFERKNKFIKPYLTYHRLEHYISDATEIEYEGEAYSISFMRGQLHITESKGSSYHLPQIMYVPAERNFISYVRHPRELKLSSDSLKEFLTEFDAAKANMKGTLLLPINQAELEYDKLNDILNIRESDYKLRLADASSGFQSAVPLHLVSHYLSKAVQERSEERQETMSADELDRFRKEVKEIFSIDSLTEEQRRIALSTLSSRFNKSAFINIVEEPEQNLYPQSQWSVLQSLLQFNNQGQGNRLVLTTHSPYVVNYLTISVQGKHLQDSIIQKKRDKELLPKLAAVIPLHALLEAEELAIYQADERTGSITKLPMVDGIPSDDNFLNRSLQEGNDLFDALLDIEEELKG from the coding sequence ATGACCCGACTACGCGTCAAGCATTTCGGCCCTATCCGCGATGGTGTGAAGAACAATGGCTGGATAGAGTTCAAACGCGTGACGGTTTTCGTGGGGAATCAGGGCTCCGGGAAGAGCACGCTGGCCAAGCTTTACTCGACATTCTCCTGGATAGAGAAGGCGTTGGTGCGGGGTGATTACGATAAGAAATGGTTTGAAAGGAAGAACAAATTCATCAAACCGTACCTGACCTATCACAGACTGGAGCACTACATCTCCGATGCAACAGAGATCGAATACGAGGGCGAGGCCTACTCGATTTCTTTCATGCGGGGACAGCTGCATATCACTGAATCAAAAGGTAGTAGCTACCATCTGCCTCAGATCATGTACGTGCCTGCTGAGCGAAACTTCATCTCCTATGTCAGACACCCTCGCGAGCTGAAACTGTCCTCGGATTCTCTCAAGGAATTCCTGACCGAATTCGATGCAGCCAAAGCCAATATGAAAGGCACTTTGCTGTTGCCTATCAATCAGGCCGAACTCGAATATGACAAGCTCAACGATATCCTCAATATTCGCGAGTCCGACTACAAACTCAGACTGGCAGACGCCTCCAGTGGCTTTCAGTCTGCCGTTCCATTGCATCTGGTGAGCCACTACCTGTCCAAGGCGGTTCAAGAGCGCAGCGAAGAGCGGCAAGAGACAATGAGCGCCGATGAGCTGGATCGCTTCAGAAAAGAGGTTAAAGAGATCTTTTCCATTGATTCGCTGACAGAAGAGCAAAGGCGCATTGCTCTCTCCACGCTGTCCTCCAGATTTAACAAATCAGCGTTTATCAATATCGTCGAAGAGCCTGAGCAGAATCTTTATCCCCAGTCACAATGGAGCGTTTTGCAGAGTCTGCTGCAGTTCAATAATCAAGGTCAGGGCAACCGTCTGGTGCTGACAACTCACAGCCCATACGTAGTGAATTACCTGACCATCTCGGTACAGGGCAAGCACCTGCAAGACAGCATTATCCAGAAAAAGCGCGACAAGGAATTACTCCCTAAACTCGCCGCCGTTATTCCCTTGCATGCCTTGCTAGAAGCCGAAGAGTTGGCGATATACCAAGCCGATGAAAGAACTGGATCGATCACGAAACTGCCAATGGTTGATGGCATTCCTTCCGATGACAATTTTCTGAACAGATCCTTGCAAGAAGGCAATGATCTATTTGATGCACTCCTCGATATCGAGGAGGAGCTGAAAGGGTGA
- a CDS encoding nuclear transport factor 2 family protein has protein sequence MNKSRLLLGLACLFSGYVAAAPAEQDVAQAVDHLTHAMLHKDVAELNALTADNLTYGHSSGKIQDKKAFIADIETGRSAFKTLEMQNQTITLSGDTALVRHHFSAQALKGTEVVPTEIENFQIWQRQDGKWLLVGRQAYKF, from the coding sequence ATGAACAAATCCAGACTGCTGCTCGGTCTCGCCTGCCTCTTCAGTGGCTACGTTGCCGCCGCCCCGGCGGAACAGGACGTCGCCCAGGCCGTCGATCACCTGACCCACGCGATGTTGCACAAGGACGTTGCCGAACTGAACGCACTGACCGCCGACAACCTCACCTACGGCCACTCCAGCGGCAAGATCCAGGACAAGAAAGCCTTCATTGCCGATATCGAAACCGGCAGGAGCGCGTTCAAGACTCTGGAGATGCAAAACCAGACCATCACCCTGTCCGGTGACACCGCGCTGGTACGCCATCACTTTTCGGCGCAGGCACTGAAGGGCACCGAAGTCGTACCGACTGAAATCGAGAACTTCCAGATCTGGCAGAGGCAGGATGGGAAGTGGTTGCTGGTGGGGCGTCAGGCGTACAAGTTCTGA
- a CDS encoding methyl-accepting chemotaxis protein produces MAAAASQMTASIEEITRHAERALNMASQAESLAKNGGQVIHQVVSDMDDIARSAQQSAQVIRTLDQESEGIFNIIQVIKSIADQTNLLALNAAIEAARAGEQGRGFAVVADEVRSLAARTSASTQEIAAMVARIQNSTREAVSSMEAGVAQVDKGMAVTADVERAIREILDATLSTTQLVNDITRTIGEQSQASNEIAHQVEMIAGMSEGNSKVIGQTANTTDELSSLAGRLAQSVDRFRL; encoded by the coding sequence ATGGCCGCCGCCGCGAGCCAGATGACCGCCAGCATCGAGGAGATCACCCGTCACGCCGAGCGTGCGCTGAACATGGCCAGTCAGGCCGAGTCACTGGCGAAAAACGGCGGGCAGGTGATCCATCAGGTGGTCAGCGACATGGACGACATCGCCCGTTCCGCCCAGCAGTCGGCGCAGGTGATCCGCACCCTGGATCAGGAATCCGAAGGTATCTTCAACATTATCCAGGTGATCAAGAGCATCGCCGACCAGACCAACCTGCTGGCGCTCAATGCGGCCATCGAAGCGGCACGGGCGGGCGAGCAAGGCAGGGGATTTGCGGTGGTGGCCGATGAGGTGCGCAGTCTGGCTGCGCGCACCAGCGCCTCGACCCAGGAAATCGCCGCGATGGTCGCGCGCATCCAGAACAGCACCCGGGAGGCCGTCAGCAGCATGGAGGCCGGTGTCGCCCAGGTCGACAAGGGCATGGCGGTCACCGCCGACGTCGAACGCGCCATCCGCGAAATCCTCGACGCCACCCTGAGCACCACACAACTGGTCAACGACATCACCCGTACCATCGGCGAACAGAGCCAGGCGAGCAACGAAATTGCCCATCAGGTGGAGATGATCGCGGGCATGTCGGAGGGCAACAGCAAGGTGATCGGTCAGACGGCCAATACCACGGATGAGTTGTCGAGCCTGGCGGGGAGGTTGGCGCAGTCGGTGGATCGGTTTCGGTTGTGA